In Bacteroidia bacterium, a genomic segment contains:
- a CDS encoding endo alpha-1,4 polygalactosaminidase, with translation MRKITGLFLTILFASACGDSGNPIPDNLEFRQEMRDFVIAISQYAKTRNPDFVIIPQNGQEIVSLDGTPTGSPAMDYLTAIDGTGREDLFYGYDADNRETKADDRAYLTGFLDIFEQHNVEVLTTDYCHTPEKMDDSYTLNQAKGYISFAAPERDLNVIPDYPSSPYNEHQGAVNHLGEARNFLYIINPGDFVSRTAFITALKQTNYDAIIMDYFFDGEETYTTEEIQQLKIKANGGKRLVISYMSIGEAEDYRYYWQAEWKNSPPSWLDKENPQWKGNYKVRYWESGWQAVIMGDANAYLDKVLASGFDGVYLDIIDAFEYFE, from the coding sequence ATGAGAAAAATAACCGGACTATTCCTTACTATTTTGTTTGCTTCTGCCTGTGGAGACAGTGGAAACCCTATCCCCGACAATCTCGAATTTCGCCAGGAAATGCGCGACTTTGTGATTGCCATCAGCCAGTATGCCAAAACCCGCAATCCTGATTTTGTTATCATTCCCCAAAACGGTCAGGAGATCGTCAGTCTGGACGGAACACCTACAGGAAGCCCTGCCATGGATTATCTGACCGCCATCGACGGTACGGGCCGGGAAGATTTGTTTTACGGCTACGACGCCGACAATCGGGAAACCAAAGCAGATGACCGGGCCTATCTGACCGGATTTCTCGACATTTTTGAGCAGCATAATGTCGAAGTTCTCACAACAGACTATTGCCACACGCCCGAAAAAATGGACGACTCCTATACATTAAATCAGGCAAAAGGATATATATCTTTTGCCGCTCCGGAGCGCGACCTGAATGTCATTCCCGATTATCCGTCCTCTCCCTACAATGAGCATCAGGGAGCGGTAAACCATCTGGGCGAGGCCCGCAATTTCCTCTATATCATCAATCCGGGGGACTTTGTTTCCCGCACAGCATTTATCACTGCGCTGAAGCAAACCAATTACGATGCTATCATTATGGATTACTTTTTTGACGGAGAGGAAACCTACACGACTGAAGAAATCCAACAGCTGAAGATAAAGGCCAATGGGGGCAAACGTTTGGTCATTTCCTATATGAGTATAGGTGAAGCCGAGGATTATCGCTATTACTGGCAGGCAGAATGGAAAAATTCGCCCCCCTCATGGCTGGATAAAGAAAATCCTCAGTGGAAGGGGAATTATAAGGTAAGATATTGGGAATCAGGCTGGCAGGCAGTGATAATGGGAGATGCAAATGCTTATTTGGACAAGGTATTGGCATCCGGTTTTGACGGTGTGTACCTCGACATTATTGATGCATTTGAGTATTTTGAATAA
- a CDS encoding AAA family ATPase, translating into MKLKSIHLQGYKSIDSISGTSLEFGDITILLGANGAGKSNLVSFFSMLNYMMTGALQNFIAERGYADSFLYFGSKKTREIFAQIKFEGEDVNDQYMFRLSHAAGDILIFTEELISYQPASRKPHILQLNPGVRESDLLEYVKRPTESQNNRQTASVILKLLRNCRVFHFHDTSMNARVRGQGYIEDNHYLNSDGGNLAAFLFRLKDNPETLPYYERIVRYVQKVMPQFGDFDLTPGERNKNYITLNWRDKSSSQYLMGPHQISDGSLRFMCLAALLLQPQKLLPSVIILDEPELGLHPSAIAYFAGMVKSAGKHVQIVIATQSPGLVDEFDLDNLVIVERNHVTDSTTFERKSADKLHAWLEEYSLSELWEKNVIGGQP; encoded by the coding sequence ATGAAATTAAAGTCAATCCACCTGCAAGGCTACAAGTCTATTGACAGCATTTCCGGCACATCGCTGGAATTCGGGGATATTACCATTTTACTGGGTGCAAATGGTGCCGGAAAAAGTAACTTGGTCTCTTTTTTCAGCATGCTGAATTATATGATGACAGGCGCTTTACAGAATTTTATTGCTGAGCGAGGGTATGCAGATTCCTTCTTATATTTTGGCAGTAAGAAAACACGCGAAATATTTGCCCAAATAAAGTTTGAAGGCGAGGATGTTAATGATCAGTATATGTTCCGGCTTTCCCATGCTGCAGGAGATATTTTGATTTTTACAGAAGAGCTTATTTCTTATCAGCCTGCTTCCCGCAAGCCCCATATCTTACAACTCAATCCAGGGGTAAGAGAGTCTGATTTACTGGAATATGTAAAAAGGCCAACAGAGAGTCAAAATAACAGGCAAACAGCTTCGGTTATATTAAAATTGCTTCGCAACTGTCGGGTCTTCCATTTCCACGATACCTCCATGAATGCCAGAGTGAGAGGACAGGGCTATATTGAGGATAATCATTATCTGAATAGCGACGGTGGGAATCTGGCTGCTTTTCTTTTCAGACTTAAAGATAACCCGGAGACTTTGCCTTATTACGAAAGAATTGTTCGTTATGTCCAGAAGGTAATGCCTCAGTTTGGCGATTTTGATTTAACACCTGGCGAGCGTAACAAAAATTATATTACCCTTAATTGGCGGGATAAAAGCTCCTCCCAATACCTGATGGGGCCTCATCAAATATCAGACGGATCGCTTCGGTTTATGTGCCTGGCGGCCTTACTGCTGCAACCTCAAAAATTATTACCTAGTGTTATCATTTTGGATGAGCCGGAATTAGGACTTCATCCTTCTGCGATTGCTTATTTTGCAGGCATGGTAAAATCAGCGGGAAAACATGTCCAGATTGTAATTGCAACCCAGTCGCCAGGGCTTGTAGATGAATTTGATTTGGATAATCTCGTAATTGTAGAAAGAAATCACGTTACTGACTCTACTACTTTTGAAAGGAAAAGTGCAGATAAACTTCATGCATGGCTGGAAGAGTATAGTCTGAGCGAATTATGGGAGAAAAATGTGATTGGGGGGCAGCCATGA
- a CDS encoding septum formation initiator family protein, translating into MSIHAQFFKQIFTRVTGVLTSKYFLVFVFAAVWMIFFDRYNLISQYRMAEQIRVLAADEQHYREAIEKIDYQTDQLFSNMEELERYAREKYYMKRPGEDVFIISDQE; encoded by the coding sequence ATGAGTATTCATGCGCAATTTTTTAAGCAGATATTTACCAGAGTAACAGGCGTACTTACCTCCAAGTATTTTCTGGTGTTCGTATTTGCTGCCGTATGGATGATATTCTTTGACCGGTATAATCTGATCTCCCAATATCGCATGGCCGAACAAATCCGGGTACTGGCAGCAGATGAACAACATTACCGGGAAGCAATTGAAAAAATTGACTATCAGACAGACCAGCTGTTTAGTAATATGGAAGAGTTGGAGCGTTATGCCCGGGAAAAGTACTATATGAAACGTCCGGGTGAAGATGTGTTTATCATCTCTGATCAGGAGTAA
- a CDS encoding aminotransferase class V-fold PLP-dependent enzyme, with amino-acid sequence MANRREILKKMAALPFVGGFFGGAALYASPAEPVKTFARDYFKELGIRTFINAAGTYTAMTGSLYREGVLDAISFASLQYVNLDELQDRVGERLASLLKCEAAMVTAGAASAITLGTAGVLTGMDQEKASRIPNDLTGMKSEVIIQKSHRVGYDHAIRNCGVKLIEVETRKEMEKAINEKTAMMWFLNYANPNGQVKHEEFIEIGKKYGIPTFIDCAADVPPVENLWKYTGMGFDLVAFSGGKGLRGPQSSGLLLGRKDLIQAARLSAPPRGDTVARTNKVNKEEILGLLIAVENFLARDHKKDWDMWDTQVKLISDSVKTVAGVTTEIHVPEIANHVPSLRVSWDQAKVKITPRDARAALQNGHPSIETVGDNESIGITTWMLNPGEERTVARRLTDILAAAAKM; translated from the coding sequence ATGGCAAACAGAAGAGAAATTCTAAAAAAAATGGCAGCATTGCCATTTGTAGGTGGTTTTTTCGGCGGCGCAGCACTATATGCCAGCCCGGCAGAACCTGTAAAAACATTTGCGAGGGACTATTTTAAAGAACTGGGAATCCGCACGTTTATCAATGCTGCGGGCACCTATACAGCGATGACAGGCTCTCTGTATCGTGAAGGAGTTCTGGACGCTATATCCTTCGCTTCCCTTCAGTATGTGAATCTGGATGAACTCCAGGACCGTGTAGGTGAACGCCTGGCAAGCCTGCTCAAATGTGAAGCAGCTATGGTTACAGCCGGTGCAGCTTCTGCAATTACTCTGGGCACGGCTGGTGTGCTTACCGGCATGGATCAGGAAAAAGCTTCCCGAATCCCCAATGACCTCACAGGGATGAAAAGTGAAGTCATCATTCAGAAATCACACCGTGTGGGTTATGACCATGCGATTCGCAATTGTGGGGTCAAACTGATTGAAGTGGAGACCCGCAAGGAGATGGAAAAAGCCATCAATGAGAAAACGGCAATGATGTGGTTTCTCAATTACGCCAATCCCAACGGGCAGGTAAAACACGAGGAATTTATCGAAATCGGTAAAAAGTATGGCATTCCTACCTTTATTGACTGTGCTGCGGATGTGCCTCCGGTAGAAAACCTCTGGAAATATACCGGAATGGGTTTTGATCTCGTGGCATTTTCTGGCGGAAAAGGTCTTCGCGGTCCGCAAAGTTCCGGATTACTCCTGGGCCGCAAAGATTTGATTCAGGCTGCACGCCTCAGTGCTCCGCCAAGAGGCGATACCGTCGCCCGGACCAATAAAGTCAACAAAGAGGAAATCCTGGGACTTTTGATTGCTGTCGAAAATTTCCTCGCCCGCGACCATAAAAAAGACTGGGACATGTGGGATACGCAGGTGAAACTGATCAGTGATTCGGTTAAGACGGTCGCCGGGGTAACCACGGAAATTCATGTTCCGGAAATCGCCAATCATGTGCCATCTCTGCGCGTGAGCTGGGATCAGGCAAAGGTGAAAATTACGCCCAGGGATGCCCGTGCAGCCTTACAAAACGGACATCCTTCCATCGAGACCGTAGGCGATAATGAGTCTATTGGTATTACAACCTGGATGCTCAATCCGGGTGAAGAAAGAACCGTTGCCCGCAGACTGACAGATATTCTGGCTGCTGCTGCAAAAATGTAA
- a CDS encoding mechanosensitive ion channel family protein has protein sequence MEEQLLKIIDNLAIGKIAAIGIGIVAIWLIIRVVQKNLFSKIKDNDNRYRAKKLSNFTGYALTIILFTIVYSDKLGGFTVALGVAGAGIAFALQEVIASFAGWLTIMFGGFYKSGDRVQLGGITGDVMDIGILRTTIMETGQWVSGDLYNGRIVLIANSFVFKEPVFNYSGEFPFLWDEVKIPIQFGSNYEKAREIIIQAGKDIAGDLSEKSREKWSTLQNKYRLEDAQTEPMVSLVANDNWVEYTLRYVVGYKKRRATKTELFLRLLKEIEATNGEIKFASATFQLVDLPEVNVKVQQAPK, from the coding sequence ATGGAAGAACAACTTCTCAAAATCATTGACAATCTGGCTATCGGCAAAATCGCAGCCATAGGAATTGGAATTGTCGCTATCTGGCTAATCATCAGAGTAGTACAGAAAAACCTGTTTTCCAAAATCAAGGACAACGACAACCGGTACCGCGCAAAAAAACTCAGTAATTTTACCGGCTATGCTTTGACCATTATTTTATTCACGATTGTATACAGCGATAAACTGGGCGGATTTACTGTTGCATTAGGCGTCGCCGGGGCAGGAATCGCTTTTGCTTTACAGGAAGTTATTGCCTCATTTGCGGGGTGGCTTACCATCATGTTTGGGGGATTTTACAAATCGGGAGACCGCGTGCAGTTAGGCGGAATCACAGGTGATGTGATGGATATTGGAATTCTGCGAACTACTATTATGGAAACCGGTCAGTGGGTGAGCGGAGATTTGTACAATGGCCGAATCGTACTGATTGCCAACAGTTTCGTATTCAAAGAACCAGTGTTTAATTATTCAGGTGAATTTCCTTTTCTATGGGATGAGGTAAAAATTCCAATCCAGTTTGGCAGCAATTATGAAAAAGCAAGGGAAATTATCATTCAGGCCGGAAAAGATATTGCGGGCGATTTGTCTGAAAAATCCCGGGAAAAATGGAGCACATTGCAAAACAAGTATCGGCTGGAGGATGCACAAACAGAACCAATGGTTTCGCTTGTTGCCAACGACAATTGGGTGGAATACACCCTTCGGTACGTAGTGGGATACAAAAAAAGAAGAGCGACCAAAACCGAACTTTTCCTCAGACTTCTAAAAGAAATTGAAGCGACGAATGGAGAAATTAAATTTGCTTCTGCAACTTTCCAGTTAGTCGATTTGCCTGAAGTGAACGTAAAAGTGCAGCAGGCGCCGAAATAA
- a CDS encoding RidA family protein translates to MESTTSRRSAFRKIGATLAGVFGFGAVSAAVSNAPKEKIASDITYHQDKPLFSGAVAFGDLLFIAGKGAHFEGDIKSHTDHVLNELEKELKKNGSSMDKVLKVNVYLHDLNDYHGMNEVYRGRFGDKPPVRTTVATYGGVPGDSLVEIDCIASLK, encoded by the coding sequence ATGGAATCAACAACATCCCGCCGCTCGGCATTTCGCAAAATTGGTGCAACACTTGCCGGCGTATTTGGCTTTGGTGCTGTAAGTGCTGCGGTCAGTAATGCTCCCAAAGAAAAAATCGCTTCAGATATTACGTATCATCAGGACAAACCCTTGTTTTCCGGTGCAGTAGCTTTTGGCGATCTGCTGTTTATCGCCGGCAAAGGGGCGCATTTTGAAGGCGATATCAAGTCTCATACAGATCATGTATTAAACGAGCTGGAAAAAGAGCTGAAGAAAAATGGTTCTTCCATGGATAAGGTGCTGAAAGTCAATGTATATCTTCATGACCTCAATGATTATCATGGGATGAACGAAGTGTATCGCGGACGTTTTGGCGACAAACCGCCTGTGCGTACTACTGTGGCCACTTATGGCGGCGTACCTGGCGACTCTTTGGTAGAAATTGACTGTATCGCATCCCTTAAATAG
- a CDS encoding 2OG-Fe(II) oxygenase gives MQDPYEPLVQGILDQGYGMVDHFIDPSTVVSLRSHLLERYKKGQMHEAGVGNRNVLHRNKSVRSDLISWIDDETANETERKFLRQVKDFVQYLNYTCYTGIRSFEFHYALYQEGSFYRRHKDQFRSDSGRIFSLITYLNEDWQDDDGGQLVLYTEKEEKISPIGGRSVFFRAHEIEHEVLEAKRTRMSITGWLKNR, from the coding sequence ATGCAGGACCCGTACGAGCCATTGGTTCAAGGGATTCTCGATCAGGGTTATGGAATGGTGGATCATTTTATTGATCCGTCAACGGTTGTCTCCCTCCGAAGCCATTTACTCGAAAGATATAAAAAAGGGCAGATGCATGAAGCGGGTGTCGGCAACCGCAATGTATTGCACCGCAATAAGTCGGTGCGTAGCGATCTTATTTCCTGGATTGACGACGAGACTGCCAATGAGACTGAACGTAAATTCCTCAGGCAGGTAAAAGATTTTGTGCAATATCTCAACTATACCTGCTATACCGGTATCCGTAGTTTTGAATTTCACTACGCGTTGTATCAGGAAGGGAGTTTTTACCGCCGCCACAAGGATCAGTTTCGCTCCGATTCGGGCCGTATATTTTCATTGATTACCTACCTCAATGAAGACTGGCAAGACGATGACGGCGGTCAACTTGTGCTTTACACCGAAAAAGAAGAAAAAATCAGCCCCATCGGCGGCAGATCCGTATTTTTCAGAGCACACGAAATTGAGCACGAAGTGCTAGAAGCCAAAAGAACCCGCATGAGTATCACCGGCTGGCTGAAAAATCGGTAG
- a CDS encoding SMP-30/gluconolactonase/LRE family protein, which yields MCSCTEAPEEEKTPVYLASDFTAEGGFTSGIEGPAADTDGNLYVVNFAEQGTIGKVSPTGEAEVFVHLPEGSIGNGIRIDQAGMLYIADYPQHNILKIDPATKAISVYAHDSTMNQPNDIAITSAGVLFASDPNWKESTGNLWRIDTDGSVVLLESGLSTTNGVEVSPDEKRLYVNESVSRKVWVYDLSPEGNISNKRLLTEFPDFGMDGMRCDAEGNLYITRHGKGTVAIISPSGELLHEVTLTGKKPSNITFGGPDGKSCYITLQDRGCLETFRAEIPGRSWVMSHKP from the coding sequence ATGTGCTCGTGCACAGAAGCACCTGAAGAAGAAAAAACGCCGGTATATCTGGCTTCCGATTTTACTGCCGAAGGTGGTTTTACTTCGGGTATTGAAGGCCCTGCTGCCGACACAGACGGAAATCTCTATGTCGTCAACTTTGCCGAGCAGGGTACGATCGGGAAAGTCAGTCCAACGGGTGAAGCCGAAGTGTTTGTCCATCTTCCGGAAGGGAGCATCGGAAATGGTATCCGCATTGATCAGGCCGGAATGTTGTACATTGCTGACTATCCGCAGCATAATATTCTGAAAATCGACCCTGCGACCAAAGCGATTTCCGTGTATGCGCACGATTCGACCATGAATCAGCCCAACGATATTGCCATTACATCTGCCGGAGTATTGTTTGCCAGCGATCCCAACTGGAAAGAAAGTACAGGTAATCTCTGGCGAATCGACACTGACGGGTCGGTTGTTTTACTCGAAAGTGGATTGAGCACCACCAATGGGGTAGAAGTAAGTCCTGACGAAAAAAGGCTCTATGTCAATGAAAGTGTTTCCCGCAAAGTATGGGTATATGACCTTTCTCCCGAAGGCAATATCAGTAATAAACGTTTGCTGACTGAGTTTCCCGACTTCGGGATGGACGGCATGCGTTGTGATGCGGAAGGGAATCTGTACATTACCCGGCACGGAAAGGGGACAGTGGCGATTATTTCTCCTTCGGGCGAATTGCTGCATGAGGTGACGCTTACCGGAAAAAAACCTTCCAATATTACTTTTGGCGGACCCGACGGAAAATCCTGTTATATTACTCTTCAGGACAGGGGCTGTCTGGAAACCTTTCGGGCTGAGATTCCCGGCCGTTCATGGGTAATGAGTCACAAACCCTGA
- a CDS encoding amidohydrolase/deacetylase family metallohydrolase, whose protein sequence is MKKTLLVIALLLAFMAMQAQEIDLLIKGGHVIDPKNKIDQIMDVAIADGKILRVEKNIDAGKAKKVVDAKGLYVTPGLIDIHTHNFWGTEEDRYLRNSYTALPPDGFTLRAGVTTVADAGSPGWRNFLTYKNQTIDKSKTRVLVFLNIVGDGMSGGPREQDLADMDPKLTAMIARQYPEYIVGIKLAHYVGHDWTPAERAVEAGKLADIPVMVDFGSAQPPLSIEKLYMEVFRPGDIFTHCYGHVGGREAVVDDKGKLRPFVLEAQKKGIIFDVGHGGGSFLWEQAVPGVQQGFKPNSISSDLHTGSMNGGMKDMTNIMSKFLALGLSVQEVVEMSTWNPANIIHRPELGNLSPGAPADIAVLNLQKGDFGFIDVKGFKYKGDSKLICELTVREGDVVYDLNGIASPIWKP, encoded by the coding sequence ATGAAAAAAACACTACTAGTTATCGCTTTATTACTGGCCTTCATGGCTATGCAGGCCCAGGAGATCGATCTGCTGATTAAAGGTGGCCATGTGATTGATCCTAAAAATAAAATCGACCAGATCATGGATGTGGCTATTGCCGACGGAAAAATTCTCCGTGTGGAGAAAAATATCGATGCTGGCAAAGCTAAAAAAGTGGTAGATGCCAAAGGTCTGTATGTTACCCCTGGCCTGATTGACATCCATACGCACAATTTCTGGGGAACAGAAGAGGATCGATACCTGAGAAACAGCTATACAGCCCTTCCTCCGGACGGATTTACCCTGCGGGCGGGTGTCACTACCGTCGCGGACGCCGGAAGCCCCGGCTGGCGCAATTTTCTTACCTATAAAAACCAGACGATAGACAAATCGAAAACCCGTGTACTGGTTTTCCTCAATATCGTCGGAGACGGCATGTCGGGAGGGCCCCGCGAGCAGGATCTCGCCGATATGGATCCCAAGCTTACGGCGATGATTGCCCGGCAATATCCCGAATACATTGTCGGCATTAAGCTGGCTCATTACGTGGGGCATGACTGGACCCCCGCCGAGCGCGCAGTGGAGGCAGGCAAACTCGCCGATATTCCCGTGATGGTGGACTTCGGAAGTGCACAACCCCCGCTTTCGATCGAAAAGCTATACATGGAAGTGTTTCGCCCGGGCGATATTTTTACGCATTGTTATGGCCATGTAGGAGGACGTGAAGCTGTGGTGGACGACAAAGGAAAATTGCGCCCATTTGTGCTGGAAGCACAGAAAAAAGGGATCATTTTTGATGTCGGGCACGGAGGCGGAAGTTTTCTTTGGGAACAGGCTGTACCCGGCGTACAGCAGGGATTTAAGCCCAATTCCATCAGCAGCGACCTTCACACTGGCAGCATGAATGGCGGGATGAAGGATATGACCAATATTATGTCCAAATTCCTCGCGCTGGGCCTTTCGGTTCAGGAAGTCGTGGAGATGTCAACCTGGAATCCTGCCAATATCATTCACCGGCCTGAGCTGGGCAATCTTAGCCCGGGCGCACCCGCAGATATTGCTGTACTGAATCTTCAGAAAGGCGACTTTGGTTTCATCGATGTAAAAGGATTTAAATACAAAGGCGACTCCAAACTGATATGTGAACTTACCGTCAGAGAAGGAGACGTCGTATATGACCTTAACGGTATTGCCAGTCCGATCTGGAAACCCTGA
- a CDS encoding DUF4276 family protein, translating into MKDYIYLNILAEGQAEREFAQHTLFPYFEPMGIIVDSRCVITSRKKNKKGGLSSYLRAKNDLLRWMAEEKVRQPFFTTMFDLYALPNDFPGYEESLKITDPYRKVEFLEKTFFEDISYHKFIPYIQLHEFEALLLANPEVLLLEYIEAGKEVEELKKLLADYKNNPEKINSGATTAPSKRIISLIPEYEGNKASVGSVLAGIEGLELQKNRCKHFSDWLDKIQKLKDPA; encoded by the coding sequence ATGAAAGATTACATTTATCTGAACATACTTGCAGAAGGTCAGGCAGAGCGGGAATTTGCCCAACATACCTTGTTCCCATATTTCGAACCTATGGGTATAATTGTGGACAGCCGTTGCGTGATCACAAGCCGAAAAAAGAATAAAAAGGGAGGGCTTTCCAGTTATCTCCGTGCAAAAAATGATCTTCTTCGATGGATGGCAGAAGAAAAGGTAAGACAGCCTTTTTTTACTACCATGTTTGATTTATATGCGCTCCCAAATGATTTCCCCGGATATGAAGAATCTCTTAAGATAACGGACCCCTACCGTAAAGTTGAGTTTCTGGAGAAAACATTTTTCGAAGATATCTCCTATCATAAGTTTATTCCTTATATCCAACTACATGAATTTGAAGCCCTTCTATTGGCCAATCCCGAAGTTCTGCTATTAGAGTATATTGAGGCCGGGAAAGAAGTTGAGGAGCTAAAAAAACTGCTCGCAGACTACAAAAATAATCCGGAAAAAATTAATTCAGGGGCTACAACGGCACCTTCTAAAAGAATCATTTCGCTTATACCCGAATATGAAGGGAATAAGGCAAGTGTGGGATCTGTTCTTGCCGGAATTGAAGGATTAGAATTGCAAAAAAACCGCTGTAAACATTTTTCAGACTGGCTGGATAAAATTCAAAAACTGAAAGACCCCGCATGA
- the asnS gene encoding asparagine--tRNA ligase: protein MKATEIKHLLTTAPENQTVLIKGWVRTFRSNRFIALNDGSTINNIQIVVEFDDFDEATLKSINTGTALEISGKLVASQGKGQSVEVLAEKITILGNADPAIYPMQPKKHSLEFLREKAHLRMRTNTFSAVFRIRHALAFAVHKYFNDRGFFYMHTPIITGSDAEGAGEMFRVTTLPLENPPRTESGEINWKEDFFAKETNLTVSGQLEAEVGAMALGKVYTFGPTFRAENSNTTRHLAEFWMIEPEVAFIEINENMDLAEDFVKYVIRYAMEHCADDLDFLDKRVAEEEKNMKAQDRRPMGLLDTLRFVTENDFKRITYTEAIDILLQSKPYKKGQFEYPVAWGKALQAEHERYLVEKEFNCPVIVRDYPKDIKAFYMKVNPDGKTVAAMDVLFPGIGELIGGSQREERLDVLKNRMEEMHIPAHDLWWYLELRQFGTAPHAGFGLGFERMILFVTGMGNIRDVIPFPRAPKSAEF, encoded by the coding sequence ATGAAGGCGACAGAAATCAAACACCTGTTGACAACCGCCCCTGAAAACCAAACGGTACTCATTAAAGGCTGGGTACGCACTTTTCGCAGCAATCGGTTTATCGCTTTAAATGATGGCTCTACAATTAATAATATCCAGATTGTCGTTGAGTTTGACGATTTTGACGAAGCTACGCTCAAAAGTATCAACACGGGTACAGCGTTGGAAATCTCCGGTAAACTCGTAGCCTCTCAGGGCAAAGGCCAGAGCGTTGAAGTACTGGCTGAAAAAATTACCATTCTTGGCAATGCTGATCCGGCTATTTACCCGATGCAGCCCAAAAAACACAGCCTGGAATTTTTAAGGGAAAAAGCGCACCTGCGCATGCGCACCAATACTTTTAGTGCGGTGTTTCGTATCCGCCATGCGCTGGCTTTTGCTGTCCACAAATATTTTAATGATCGCGGGTTTTTTTATATGCATACGCCCATCATTACGGGGAGTGATGCGGAAGGTGCGGGCGAAATGTTTCGGGTGACTACGCTTCCCCTGGAAAATCCGCCCCGTACGGAATCGGGAGAAATCAACTGGAAAGAGGATTTTTTTGCAAAAGAAACGAACCTCACTGTATCCGGGCAGCTGGAAGCAGAAGTTGGCGCTATGGCATTGGGCAAGGTATATACATTTGGTCCTACTTTCCGGGCTGAAAACTCCAATACTACCCGCCACCTGGCGGAGTTCTGGATGATCGAACCGGAAGTGGCTTTTATCGAAATCAACGAGAACATGGACCTGGCCGAGGATTTTGTAAAATATGTTATCCGTTATGCCATGGAACACTGCGCCGATGATCTCGATTTTCTCGACAAACGAGTCGCAGAGGAAGAAAAAAATATGAAAGCGCAGGACCGCCGCCCGATGGGATTGCTCGATACTCTGCGTTTTGTTACGGAAAATGACTTTAAAAGAATTACCTATACAGAAGCAATTGATATTCTTCTCCAGTCCAAACCCTATAAAAAAGGTCAGTTTGAATACCCGGTTGCATGGGGCAAAGCCCTTCAGGCAGAGCACGAGCGTTACCTCGTGGAAAAAGAATTTAACTGCCCCGTGATTGTCCGGGACTACCCAAAAGATATTAAAGCTTTTTACATGAAAGTCAATCCTGACGGCAAAACGGTTGCCGCCATGGATGTCCTGTTTCCGGGTATCGGTGAATTGATCGGTGGCTCCCAGCGGGAAGAAAGGTTGGATGTGCTCAAAAACCGTATGGAAGAAATGCACATTCCCGCCCATGACCTTTGGTGGTACCTCGAGCTCAGGCAGTTTGGTACGGCTCCGCATGCCGGCTTCGGACTGGGCTTTGAAAGGATGATTTTGTTTGTAACGGGTATGGGAAATATCCGGGATGTGATCCCATTCCCCCGTGCCCCTAAGAGTGCTGAGTTTTAG